In one window of Nakamurella alba DNA:
- the lipA gene encoding lipoyl synthase, whose protein sequence is MSDAPAGRKLLRLEVRNAAVPVERKPEWIRTRMKTGPEFNSLQNLVKREGLHTVCQEAGCPNIYECWEDREATFLIGGDQCTRRCDFCLIDTGKPGELDRDEPRRVAESIATMDLRYATITGVTRDDLPDEGAWLYAETIRKVHELAPQTGVEILTPDFSGKADLLQQVFDAKPEVFAHNLETVPRIFKRIRPAFTYERSLDVISQARAAGMVTKSNLILGMGETREEISQALLDMREAGCDLVTITQYLRPTPRHHPIERWVKPDEFVELREEAERIGFLGVMSGPLVRSSYRAGTLYRQAEAARSQV, encoded by the coding sequence GTGAGTGATGCTCCGGCCGGTCGCAAGCTGCTGCGGCTCGAGGTCCGCAACGCTGCCGTCCCGGTGGAACGGAAACCGGAGTGGATCCGCACCCGGATGAAGACCGGACCGGAGTTCAACTCGCTGCAGAACCTGGTGAAACGCGAAGGGCTGCACACGGTCTGCCAGGAGGCCGGCTGCCCGAACATCTACGAGTGCTGGGAGGACCGGGAGGCCACCTTCCTCATCGGTGGCGACCAGTGCACCCGGCGCTGCGACTTCTGCCTGATCGACACCGGCAAGCCCGGCGAACTGGACCGGGACGAGCCGCGTCGGGTGGCCGAATCGATCGCCACGATGGACCTGCGCTACGCGACGATCACCGGCGTCACCCGCGACGACCTGCCGGACGAGGGCGCCTGGCTCTACGCGGAGACGATCCGCAAGGTGCACGAGCTGGCCCCGCAGACGGGCGTGGAGATCCTGACGCCGGACTTCTCCGGCAAGGCCGACCTGCTGCAGCAGGTGTTCGACGCGAAGCCCGAGGTGTTCGCGCACAACCTGGAGACGGTGCCGCGGATCTTCAAGCGGATCCGGCCGGCGTTCACCTACGAGCGCTCGCTGGACGTCATCTCGCAGGCCCGGGCGGCCGGCATGGTCACCAAGTCGAACCTGATCCTCGGTATGGGCGAGACCCGCGAGGAGATCTCCCAGGCGCTGCTCGACATGCGCGAGGCGGGCTGCGACCTGGTCACCATCACCCAGTACCTGCGGCCCACCCCGCGGCACCACCCCATCGAGCGCTGGGTGAAGCCGGACGAGTTCGTCGAACTGCGGGAGGAGGCCGAGCGGATCGGCTTCCTCGGAGTGATGTCCGGGCCGCTGGTCCGCTCGTCCTACCGCGCCGGCACCCTCTACCGGCAGGCGGAGGCCGCCCGCTCCCAGGTGTGA
- the lipB gene encoding lipoyl(octanoyl) transferase LipB, with the protein MRDRAVPLEIIEAGDVDYPTAWDRQRELAAARADGLGPDTVLLLTHPPVYTAGKRTRPEDRPVDGTPVVEVDRGGRITWHGPGQLVGYPIVGLSDPKDVVGYVGALEQAIIAVCEDLGLTGTGRVPGRSGVWLPADGIKQERKICAIGIRVTRGVSMHGFALNCDPDLAAYDRIVPCGLTDVGVTSLSAELGRRVTVDEVLTTTARRVRQALDGELPIQDRDLHRPAVPAGVTWDLDPALAR; encoded by the coding sequence ATGCGAGATCGCGCCGTTCCCCTGGAGATCATCGAGGCCGGGGACGTGGACTACCCCACCGCATGGGACCGGCAGCGTGAGCTGGCCGCCGCCCGCGCCGACGGGCTCGGCCCGGACACGGTGCTGCTGCTCACCCACCCGCCGGTCTACACCGCCGGCAAACGCACCCGCCCCGAGGACCGCCCGGTGGACGGCACCCCGGTGGTCGAGGTCGATCGCGGCGGCCGGATCACCTGGCACGGACCGGGTCAGCTCGTCGGCTACCCGATCGTCGGGCTGAGCGATCCGAAGGACGTCGTCGGCTACGTCGGTGCCCTGGAGCAGGCGATCATCGCCGTCTGCGAGGACCTGGGGCTGACCGGCACCGGTCGGGTCCCGGGCCGCAGCGGGGTCTGGCTACCGGCGGACGGCATCAAGCAGGAACGGAAGATCTGCGCGATCGGCATCCGCGTCACCCGCGGCGTCTCGATGCACGGCTTCGCGCTCAACTGCGATCCGGACCTGGCGGCCTACGACCGGATCGTCCCGTGCGGCCTCACCGATGTCGGAGTGACCTCGCTCAGCGCCGAACTGGGGCGGCGCGTCACCGTCGACGAGGTGCTCACCACCACGGCGCGACGGGTTCGGCAGGCGCTGGACGGGGAACTCCCGATCCAGGACAGGGACCTGCACCGGCCCGCCGTCCCGGCGGGGGTGACCTGGGACCTCGACCCGGCGCTCGCCCGCTGA